The following are encoded together in the Montipora capricornis isolate CH-2021 chromosome 5, ASM3666992v2, whole genome shotgun sequence genome:
- the LOC138049453 gene encoding uncharacterized protein: MAAFACRCAKAVKEKGWKIFGLQFYGECWSDAPGSYDVNTFTPSTSCISNDYQPCGNNDRKCVGKQWTNFVFELGSDCDHGFERIGCFKDNRRDPRPLPDYILTDRDRSLAIYSGQSIDWRNWDSYMPEFACRCAEKAKEEGHNTFGVQFYGECWSGSQSEVTYGKLGISTNCVDKCFEPCKPFKPFCAGANFANAVYRLSDVPCELSYESVGCFGESSRNRAFDIELLNQVNPVSDKFNGRILEPGENWPGEFTKFLCRCAREARRKGLSMFGVHEQGECWSARNANLKFDMHGSTPNKCFQNFTQACKGADDNCAGGVNSNFVYRVIDARIIGRSLDEEEKVPDASEEGAGLFDVPEEKASTAHKLRRTREQELIGRKPHFLN; the protein is encoded by the exons ATGGCGGCGTTTGCATGTAGGTGTGCCAAAGCTGTCAAGGAAAAAggatggaaaatatttggccttcaGTTCTACG GGGAATGTTGGAGCGATGCACCAGGTTCATATGACGTAAACACTTTCACACCATCAACTTCCTGCATCTCGAATGATTATCAGCCGTGTGGTAATAATGATAGAAAATGCGTTGGAAAACAGTGGACAAACTTTGTGTTTGAATTAG GGTCTGATTGTGACCACGGATTTGAGAGGATTGGTTGTTTCAAAGATAACAGACGGGATCCCCGCCCATTGCCAGACTACATTTTGACGGATAGGGATCGGTCGCTAGCGATCTATAGTGGACAATCCATTGACTGGCGGAATTGGGATAGCTACATGCCCGAGTTCGCATGTCGCTGCGCCGAAAAGGCAAAGGAAGAGGGACACAATACATTTGGTGTACAGTTCTATG gaGAATGTTGGAGTGGGTCACAGAGTGAGGTTACTTATGGCAAGCTTGGTATATCAACTAACTGTGTGGACAAGTGCTTTGAACCATGCAAACCTTTCAAACCCTTCTGTGCGGGGGCAAACTTTGCCAACGCAGTTTATCGTCTTTCAG ATGTCCCCTGTGAGCTATCCTATGAATCTGTCGGATGTTTTGGCGAGAGCTCCAGGAACCGCGCATTCGACATCGAGCTGCTGAATCAAGTTAACCCAGTCAGTGACAAATTCAACGGAAGAATATTGGAACCTGGAGAGAACTGGCCTGGAGAATTTACCAAATTTCTGTGCAGGTGTGCCAGAGAGGCTCGTCGAAAGGGGCTCAGTATGTTTGGGGTGCACGAACAAG GTGAATGCTGGAGCGCTCGAAACGCCAATCTGAAGTTCGACATGCACGGATCGACACCTAACAAATGCTTCCAAAACTTCACTCAGGCCTGTAAGGGAGCTGATGACAATTGCGCAGGAGGAGTTAACTCAAATTTTGTCTACAGGGTTATTGATGCAC GCATTATTGGTCGTTCACTTGACGAGGAAGAGAAAGTCCCGGATGCATCTGAAGAAGGAGCGGGGTTATTTGATGTCCCAGAAGAAAAAGCTTCCACAGCACACAAGCTAAGACGTACGAGAGAACAGGAGCTAATTGGACGCAAGCCCCACTTTTTAAACTAA